In Deltaproteobacteria bacterium, a single window of DNA contains:
- a CDS encoding phosphotransferase family protein, producing MDRDRLTAYLAARLPAARDVVIHRLERTGGGASRETWLVDAEWSEAGERTVHPLIIRRDPTASVLESDRKTEFLVLCAAGKIGIPVPRMYWLEEDPRWLDRPFMVMQRIAGIAPPVILPPTESDATRRSISDDFVRHLASIHRADWRALELDFLGAPSSGHAAARAQLDWWEREYHRQKLEERPVLATALDWLANHLPERSEIVLVHADYRAGNFLYEGDRITAILDWEMAHLGDPMEDLAWAVLKFYSSGELCQGLLSHDEMVAAYARAGGMPVDLPRLFFYEVLGAVKMAVICLTGVRSFCEARTYEAVNALVGLMVPRLEADLIAKLEM from the coding sequence ATGGATCGTGATCGCCTCACTGCGTATCTGGCGGCGCGCCTGCCCGCGGCTCGCGACGTGGTGATTCATCGCCTCGAACGCACCGGTGGCGGCGCCTCGCGTGAAACGTGGCTGGTCGACGCCGAGTGGAGCGAAGCGGGCGAGCGCACCGTGCACCCGCTGATCATTCGCCGCGATCCGACCGCGAGCGTGCTCGAATCTGACCGCAAGACGGAGTTTCTGGTGCTGTGCGCGGCGGGTAAGATTGGCATCCCGGTGCCACGCATGTATTGGCTCGAAGAAGATCCGCGCTGGCTCGATCGACCGTTCATGGTCATGCAGCGCATTGCCGGCATCGCCCCGCCAGTGATTCTCCCGCCAACCGAAAGCGACGCTACACGGCGCAGCATCAGCGACGACTTCGTTCGCCATCTCGCGTCCATCCATCGCGCCGATTGGCGGGCGCTCGAACTCGATTTCCTCGGCGCGCCGAGTTCCGGCCACGCGGCGGCGCGCGCGCAGTTGGACTGGTGGGAGCGCGAGTATCATCGTCAGAAGCTCGAAGAGCGACCGGTGCTCGCCACCGCACTCGACTGGCTCGCCAATCATCTGCCCGAGCGGTCCGAGATCGTGCTGGTGCATGCCGACTACCGCGCCGGAAATTTTCTCTACGAAGGCGACCGCATCACCGCGATCCTCGATTGGGAGATGGCCCACCTCGGCGACCCGATGGAAGATCTCGCCTGGGCGGTGCTGAAGTTCTACAGCAGCGGCGAGCTCTGCCAAGGATTGCTGTCGCACGACGAGATGGTCGCCGCGTACGCCCGCGCCGGCGGCATGCCGGTGGATCTCCCGCGGCTGTTTTTCTACGAAGTGCTCGGGGCGGTGAAGATGGCGGTGATCTGCCTGACTGGCGTCCGCTCGTTCTGTGAAGCCC